DNA sequence from the Thermodesulfobacteriota bacterium genome:
CGTCGATTACGAAGGGCTGCCGGCGGATGTCCGGCAGGGCGATCGCATCCTGCTGAAGGACGGCGCCGTGCGGCTGATCGTCCGGTCGGTCTCGGGGCGGCGGATACGGTGCAGAGTGGAGCAGGGGGGAACGGTGGGCGACCGGCAGGGAGTCAACCTGCCCGACGGGAAGGTGTCGCTGCCGTCCATGACGAGGAAAGACCGGCGGGACCTCGCATTCGGGCTGCAGCTTGGGGTCGATTTCGTGGCGCTCTCCTTCGTGCGGTCGGCGGGGGACGTGCGGGAGCTGCTCCGGGCAATCCGGGCGGCGGGGAAGGAGGTCCCCGTCGTCGCAAAACTGGAGAAGCCGCAGGCGCTGGAGAACCTCGACGGGATCCTGAAGGCGGCGGATTCGGTGATGGTCGCCCGGGGAGACCTCGGCGTGGAAGCCTCGCTGGAGGAGGTGCCGCATCTCCAGCGCAGGATCATCGCGGCGGCGCTCACGGCCGGCGTCAACGCGATCACGGCGACGCAGATGCTCGAATCGATGGTCGGAAGCCCCGTCCCCACGCGGGCGGAAGTCTCCGACGTAGCCCACGCAGTCTGGGACGGGACCGACGCGGTGATGCTGTCGGCGGAGACCTCCATGGGGAAATATCCCGTGAAGGCGGTCGAGACGATGCGGAAGGTGGTGGAGAGCGCCGAGCGGAGGATGCCTCCCGCCATGGGGGAGCTGTGGCGTCCGTACGGCACCGCGGGGGCGGTGGCGGACGCCGCGTGCCGGG
Encoded proteins:
- the pyk gene encoding pyruvate kinase, whose protein sequence is MLPPATKIVCTIGPASDSPSVIAGMIRQGMSVARFNFSHGKQEWHAGLIEAVRAEARKQGRHVAILQDLQGPKIRLGRFGNGSVVLRRGTEFTLTTGYVTGDETICGVDYEGLPADVRQGDRILLKDGAVRLIVRSVSGRRIRCRVEQGGTVGDRQGVNLPDGKVSLPSMTRKDRRDLAFGLQLGVDFVALSFVRSAGDVRELLRAIRAAGKEVPVVAKLEKPQALENLDGILKAADSVMVARGDLGVEASLEEVPHLQRRIIAAALTAGVNAITATQMLESMVGSPVPTRAEVSDVAHAVWDGTDAVMLSAETSMGKYPVKAVETMRKVVESAERRMPPAMGELWRPYGTAGAVADAACRAAAALPAKAVVVFTRSGRSAAIMAASRPSVPVVAFTPSRGVAAAMALYRGVEPMLLEEEADATGMTEKAVRALRRLRRVAAGDPLVLVHGSRNAPCDQLRIVTA